In one window of Gemmatimonadetes bacterium SCN 70-22 DNA:
- a CDS encoding anthranilate/aminodeoxychorismate synthase component II (TrpG; with TrpE catalyzes the formation of anthranilate and glutamate from chorismate and glutamine; TrpG provides the glutamine amidotransferase activity), with amino-acid sequence MLLVIDNYDSFTYNLVQYFGELGEELVVHRNDAVTVEEVRAMAPRAIVISPGPCTPSEAGISVPLIRALGARVPLLGVCLGHQSIGEAYGARVVRASRVMHGKTSFVTHDGTGLFEGLPSPLEVMRYHSLVVERASLPPDLEVIAEASDLPDEVHALRHRVHPVWGVQFHPESILTQGGLAILRNFLALATAFHQRARAA; translated from the coding sequence GTGCTCCTCGTCATCGACAACTACGACAGCTTCACCTACAACCTCGTGCAGTACTTCGGCGAGCTGGGTGAAGAGCTCGTGGTGCACCGCAACGACGCCGTCACGGTCGAGGAGGTGCGCGCGATGGCGCCCCGGGCGATCGTGATCTCCCCGGGACCGTGCACACCGAGCGAGGCCGGCATCAGCGTCCCGCTGATCCGGGCGCTGGGCGCTCGGGTCCCGCTCCTGGGAGTCTGCCTCGGCCACCAGTCCATCGGCGAGGCATACGGCGCCCGCGTCGTCCGCGCGTCCCGCGTGATGCACGGCAAGACGTCGTTCGTCACGCACGACGGGACAGGGCTCTTCGAGGGGCTCCCGTCGCCGCTCGAGGTCATGCGCTACCACTCGCTCGTCGTGGAGCGTGCGTCGCTCCCCCCCGACCTCGAGGTCATCGCCGAGGCTTCCGACCTCCCGGACGAGGTGCACGCGCTGCGGCATCGCGTGCATCCGGTGTGGGGGGTCCAGTTCCACCCCGAGTCGATCCTCACGCAGGGTGGACTGGCGATCCTGCGCAATTTCCTGGCGCTCGCGACCGCGTTCCACCAGCGCGCGCGCGCTGCCTGA
- a CDS encoding site-specific tyrosine recombinase XerD, translating into MSSLPLPDELARAFHLERFDDFLSLEQGAAERTREAYGRDVARLAAFAVSKGRRTPGAIDARALRDFVYHLKDLGLAGSSIRRNVAAVRTYFRFLVGEGLATADPSDRLEMPRRWRELPDVLTVEEVARILGAPSLDDPLCFRDRAMLELAYGAGLRVGEWITLHVKDAILDEGLVRVFGKGGKARLVPVGRPAIGALALYLRELRPKLERGQGKGILFLNARGEALSRMGAWKILRKHVEAAGIEKHVSPHTLRHSFATHLLEGGADLRAVQEMLGHADISTTQVYTHVSRDYLRSVHKQYHPRG; encoded by the coding sequence ATGAGCTCCCTGCCGCTCCCCGACGAGCTGGCGCGTGCCTTCCACCTCGAGCGATTCGACGACTTCCTCTCGCTCGAGCAGGGCGCGGCGGAGCGCACCCGCGAGGCATACGGCCGCGACGTGGCGCGACTCGCCGCCTTCGCCGTATCCAAGGGTCGCAGGACGCCGGGGGCCATCGACGCCCGCGCGCTCCGCGACTTCGTCTATCACCTCAAGGACCTCGGCCTCGCCGGCTCTTCCATCCGTCGCAACGTCGCGGCCGTTCGGACCTATTTCCGCTTCCTCGTGGGCGAAGGACTCGCCACGGCGGACCCGAGCGATCGGCTGGAGATGCCGCGGCGCTGGCGCGAGCTCCCCGACGTTCTCACGGTCGAGGAGGTGGCCCGGATCCTCGGCGCCCCGTCGCTCGACGACCCCCTTTGCTTTCGCGACCGCGCCATGCTGGAACTCGCCTACGGGGCGGGGCTGCGCGTGGGCGAGTGGATCACCCTGCACGTGAAGGACGCCATCCTCGACGAGGGGCTCGTGCGCGTGTTCGGGAAGGGGGGAAAGGCGCGGCTCGTCCCGGTGGGGCGCCCGGCGATCGGGGCGCTCGCCCTGTATCTTCGCGAACTGCGCCCGAAGCTCGAGCGCGGCCAGGGGAAAGGGATCCTCTTCCTCAATGCGCGCGGGGAAGCGCTCTCGCGCATGGGGGCGTGGAAGATCCTGCGCAAGCACGTGGAGGCGGCGGGGATCGAGAAGCATGTCTCGCCGCACACGCTACGCCATTCGTTCGCCACCCACCTCCTCGAGGGCGGCGCGGACCTGCGCGCCGTGCAGGAGATGCTGGGGCATGCCGACATCTCGACCACGCAGGTCTACACGCACGTGAGCCGCGACTACCTCCGGAGCGTGCACAAGCAGTATCATCCGCGAGGGTGA
- a CDS encoding 2-C-methyl-D-erythritol 2,4-cyclodiphosphate synthase has translation MTSRTGIGYDSHRFAPGGPMRLGGVDIPADVHLAGHSDGDAICHALTDAVLGAAAAGDIGEMFADTDPANRGRDSVEMLQAALARVRALGWRVASADVTVIAERPRIGPHRERIRVRLGQALQLDPGAVSVKGKTNEGMGWIGRGEGLACLAVTTLAPLDG, from the coding sequence GTGACCTCGCGCACCGGGATCGGCTACGACTCGCACCGCTTCGCCCCCGGGGGGCCGATGCGCCTCGGCGGCGTCGACATCCCCGCGGACGTGCACCTCGCCGGGCACTCCGACGGCGACGCCATCTGCCACGCCCTCACCGACGCCGTCCTGGGCGCCGCGGCGGCGGGCGACATCGGGGAGATGTTCGCCGATACCGACCCCGCCAACCGCGGACGCGATTCGGTGGAGATGCTGCAGGCCGCGCTGGCGCGCGTGCGCGCGTTGGGCTGGCGGGTCGCCAGCGCCGACGTGACCGTCATCGCCGAGCGCCCCAGGATCGGCCCGCATCGGGAGCGCATCCGCGTACGGCTGGGCCAGGCGTTGCAGCTGGATCCCGGGGCCGTCAGCGTCAAGGGCAAGACCAATGAGGGCATGGGGTGGATCGGCCGCGGAGAAGGGCTCGCCTGCCTCGCCGTGACCACGCTGGCGCCGCTCGACGGCTGA
- a CDS encoding dehypoxanthine futalosine cyclase, producing MTRDLLDFYTNAPLLELGLEADRIRREKHPYDTVTYIVDRNINYTNVCVADCGFCAFYRRPKHGEGYTLSFEQIGEKIEETKALGGVQILIQGGHNPYIPFEWYLDLLRYIKTYHPIHVHGFSPSEVDFFSKTFRMEAVDVIRELQKAGLDSIPGGGGEILVQRVRDIVAPKKAGADRWLEIMELAHNEGMKTSVTMMYGIGETLAERLEHLERVREVQRRTGGFTAFITWPLQPENTPEMSHMPKSDAVEYLRTVAIARVVLDNVPNLQASWVTMGMKVGQLALTFGCNDFGSLMIEENVVSAANTTHRTTTDELERLIRDAGFVPARRRQDYSIIPVDSPAAA from the coding sequence ATGACGCGCGACCTCCTGGATTTCTACACCAACGCCCCGCTCCTCGAACTCGGCCTCGAGGCCGACCGGATCCGGCGCGAGAAGCACCCGTACGACACGGTCACCTACATCGTCGACCGGAACATCAACTACACGAACGTCTGCGTGGCCGACTGCGGCTTCTGCGCCTTCTATCGCCGCCCCAAGCACGGCGAGGGATACACGCTGTCGTTCGAGCAGATCGGGGAGAAGATCGAGGAGACCAAGGCGCTGGGCGGGGTGCAGATCCTGATCCAGGGTGGGCACAACCCCTACATCCCGTTCGAGTGGTACCTCGACCTCCTGCGGTACATCAAGACGTACCACCCCATCCACGTGCACGGCTTCAGCCCCAGCGAGGTCGATTTCTTCTCCAAGACGTTCCGCATGGAGGCGGTCGACGTCATCCGCGAGCTGCAAAAAGCGGGACTCGACTCCATCCCCGGCGGCGGCGGCGAGATCCTGGTCCAGCGGGTGCGCGACATCGTCGCCCCGAAGAAGGCCGGGGCCGACCGCTGGCTGGAGATCATGGAGCTGGCGCATAACGAGGGGATGAAGACCTCGGTCACGATGATGTACGGCATCGGCGAGACGCTCGCGGAGCGCCTGGAGCACCTCGAGCGCGTCCGCGAGGTCCAGCGCCGGACGGGAGGCTTCACCGCCTTCATCACCTGGCCGCTGCAGCCGGAGAACACCCCCGAGATGTCGCACATGCCGAAGTCGGACGCCGTCGAGTACCTGCGCACCGTCGCCATCGCGCGCGTCGTCCTCGACAACGTCCCCAACCTCCAGGCCAGCTGGGTCACGATGGGGATGAAGGTGGGACAGCTGGCGCTGACCTTCGGGTGCAACGACTTCGGCTCCCTCATGATCGAGGAGAACGTGGTCTCGGCGGCCAACACGACCCACCGCACCACGACCGACGAGCTCGAGCGCCTCATCCGCGACGCCGGGTTCGTCCCCGCGCGGCGGCGCCAGGACTATTCCATCATCCCGGTCGACTCGCCGGCCGCGGCGTGA
- a CDS encoding beta-ketoacyl-[acyl-carrier-protein] synthase II, with protein sequence MRRRVVVTGLGAVTPVGNDVASAWRALLAGTSGAGPITRFDPKDFKVRFACEVKGFDPLAYMDRKEAKRADVYTQFALAASVQAMADAGLGDGGFEPEEAGVIIGSGIGGLKVFEEQHDLYRERGPSKISPFFIPMFISDMAAGIVSMHFGAKGPNYATVSACATSAHAIGDAFRTIQYGDANVMITGGSEAAVTPMSIGGFANMTALSERNDDPATASRPFDKGRDGFVMGEGAGVVVLEELEHARRRGARIYAELVGYGATGDAYHMTGQPENHEGLQRAMRRALRDGGLAPADVQYINAHGTSTPLNDPNEIRGIRAVFGAHADALNVSSTKSMTGHMLGAAGGVEFIFSTLAIQHNTIPPTINVFEQDPECDLNVTPNVPQQREVNVAISNSSGFGGHNVALAIRRYLE encoded by the coding sequence ATGCGGCGTCGAGTCGTCGTCACCGGCCTCGGTGCCGTCACGCCGGTAGGGAACGACGTGGCGTCGGCGTGGCGCGCGCTGCTCGCGGGCACGTCGGGGGCCGGTCCGATCACCAGGTTCGATCCCAAGGACTTCAAGGTGCGCTTTGCCTGCGAAGTGAAGGGATTCGACCCGCTGGCCTACATGGATCGCAAGGAAGCCAAGCGCGCGGACGTGTACACCCAGTTCGCGCTGGCGGCTTCGGTCCAGGCGATGGCCGATGCCGGGCTCGGTGACGGCGGGTTCGAGCCGGAAGAGGCCGGCGTGATCATCGGGAGCGGGATCGGCGGCCTCAAGGTGTTCGAGGAACAGCACGATCTCTACCGGGAGCGGGGGCCGAGCAAGATCTCGCCGTTCTTCATCCCGATGTTCATCTCCGACATGGCGGCGGGGATCGTGTCGATGCACTTCGGCGCGAAGGGGCCGAACTACGCCACGGTGTCGGCCTGCGCCACGAGCGCGCATGCCATCGGCGACGCCTTCCGCACCATCCAGTACGGCGACGCCAACGTCATGATCACCGGGGGCTCCGAGGCGGCGGTCACGCCGATGTCGATCGGCGGCTTCGCGAACATGACAGCGCTCTCGGAGCGCAACGACGACCCCGCCACCGCGTCGCGTCCGTTCGACAAGGGGCGTGACGGCTTCGTGATGGGTGAGGGGGCGGGGGTGGTCGTGCTCGAGGAACTGGAGCACGCGCGGCGGCGCGGCGCGCGGATCTACGCGGAGCTGGTGGGCTATGGCGCCACCGGAGACGCCTATCACATGACCGGCCAGCCCGAGAACCACGAGGGGCTGCAACGGGCCATGCGGCGGGCACTGCGCGACGGCGGCCTTGCCCCCGCCGACGTGCAGTACATCAATGCCCACGGCACGTCGACGCCGCTCAACGACCCGAACGAGATTCGTGGCATTCGCGCGGTGTTCGGCGCCCACGCCGACGCGCTGAATGTCAGCTCGACCAAGAGCATGACGGGTCACATGCTGGGGGCGGCCGGGGGGGTGGAGTTCATCTTCAGCACCCTCGCGATCCAGCACAACACGATCCCGCCGACGATCAACGTCTTCGAGCAGGATCCGGAGTGCGACCTCAACGTCACGCCGAACGTGCCGCAGCAGCGTGAGGTGAACGTCGCCATCAGCAACTCGTCCGGGTTTGGCGGGCACAACGTGGCCCTGGCCATCCGGCGCTACCTGGAGTAA
- a CDS encoding acyl carrier protein yields MADLSEKVKDIIEKELGVEREKLTNEASFIEDLGADSLDIVELVMEFEKEFNIDIPDEDAEKLRTVGDALGYLKEKVSA; encoded by the coding sequence ATGGCCGACCTGAGCGAGAAGGTCAAAGACATCATCGAGAAGGAGCTGGGAGTCGAGCGCGAGAAGCTCACGAACGAGGCCAGCTTCATCGAGGACCTTGGCGCGGACAGCCTCGATATCGTCGAGCTCGTGATGGAGTTCGAGAAGGAGTTCAACATCGACATTCCCGATGAGGATGCCGAGAAGCTGCGCACCGTTGGAGATGCGCTCGGCTACCTCAAGGAGAAGGTCAGCGCGTAA
- a CDS encoding 3-oxoacyl-[acyl-carrier-protein] reductase produces MDLTGRNALVTGSTRGIGRAIAESLATAGARVAIVGRDKGRAEAVAAEIGGGAQGFACDVSEVSQVTALVEEVEQAFGGIDILVNNAGLTRDNIMLRLKDEDWDAVINANLRGAFATTRAATRGMMKRRWGRIINISSVVGLIGNKGQSNYAASKAGLIGLTKSVAKEFASRGILANVVAPGFIETDMTTAMTPEARQAMSQQIPLERLGTPEDVANVVTFLASDRAGYITGQVLVVDGGLVM; encoded by the coding sequence ATCGACCTCACGGGTAGGAATGCGCTGGTCACCGGAAGCACGCGCGGCATCGGCCGCGCGATCGCCGAGTCGCTCGCCACCGCGGGGGCGCGCGTCGCGATCGTCGGACGCGACAAGGGGCGCGCGGAAGCGGTGGCCGCGGAAATCGGGGGCGGGGCGCAGGGGTTCGCCTGCGACGTGAGCGAGGTGAGCCAGGTGACGGCGCTCGTCGAGGAGGTCGAGCAGGCGTTCGGCGGCATCGACATCCTCGTCAACAACGCCGGTCTCACGCGCGACAACATCATGCTCCGCCTGAAGGACGAGGACTGGGACGCCGTGATCAACGCCAACTTGCGCGGCGCATTCGCCACCACTCGGGCCGCCACGCGCGGCATGATGAAGCGTCGCTGGGGGAGGATCATCAACATCTCGAGCGTCGTCGGGCTCATTGGCAACAAGGGGCAGAGCAATTACGCGGCCAGCAAGGCGGGGCTCATCGGGCTCACCAAGTCGGTGGCCAAGGAATTCGCCTCGCGCGGCATCCTGGCCAACGTGGTGGCGCCGGGGTTCATCGAGACCGACATGACCACCGCCATGACCCCCGAGGCGCGGCAGGCGATGAGCCAGCAGATCCCGCTGGAGCGACTCGGAACGCCGGAAGACGTCGCCAACGTGGTGACCTTCCTGGCCTCGGACCGTGCCGGCTACATCACGGGGCAGGTCCTGGTGGTGGATGGCGGGCTGGTGATGTAG
- a CDS encoding [acyl-carrier-protein] S-malonyltransferase → MDVVLMFPGQGSQKPGMGKDLVEAFPAAREVFASADDALGEALSTLCFDGPADTLTLTRNAQPALLAHGAAAWAVVRDAVGGRVRAAAGHSLGEFTAYHAVGALSLKDAVRLVRARGELMQATGTERPGAMAAILGDLAESIDALCARASADPDGGLVVPANYNCPGQVVISGEVAGVERAMVLCKEAGAKRAMRLNVSGAFHSPLMAPARDGLAAAIASAGFAPPRVPVYANVTADAVTDAATAARLCVEQLTSPVRWTELVERMARDYPDALFVELGPGSVLTGLVRKIAPGVATASCGTTADVEQLLAKVA, encoded by the coding sequence ATGGACGTCGTCCTGATGTTTCCCGGGCAGGGATCGCAGAAGCCGGGCATGGGAAAGGACCTCGTCGAGGCCTTTCCCGCTGCCCGGGAGGTCTTCGCCTCTGCCGACGACGCGCTCGGCGAGGCGCTCTCCACGCTTTGCTTCGACGGGCCGGCCGACACGCTGACGCTCACGCGTAACGCGCAGCCGGCACTCCTGGCGCACGGGGCCGCTGCCTGGGCGGTGGTGCGCGACGCCGTCGGCGGACGCGTCCGCGCCGCCGCCGGACACTCCCTGGGTGAGTTCACGGCCTACCACGCCGTCGGCGCGCTCTCCCTGAAGGACGCCGTCCGGCTCGTGCGCGCGCGCGGGGAGCTCATGCAGGCAACCGGGACCGAGCGACCGGGGGCGATGGCCGCGATCCTCGGCGATCTCGCCGAATCGATCGACGCGCTGTGTGCCCGCGCCTCCGCCGACCCCGATGGCGGGCTGGTCGTCCCGGCCAACTACAATTGCCCCGGCCAGGTCGTCATCTCGGGCGAGGTGGCCGGCGTCGAGCGCGCCATGGTGCTGTGCAAGGAGGCGGGCGCCAAGCGTGCGATGCGCCTCAACGTGAGCGGCGCATTCCACTCGCCGCTCATGGCCCCGGCACGCGACGGGCTCGCCGCCGCGATCGCCAGCGCCGGCTTTGCTCCTCCCCGAGTTCCCGTCTACGCCAACGTCACCGCCGACGCGGTGACCGACGCGGCGACCGCGGCGCGCCTGTGCGTCGAGCAGCTCACGTCCCCGGTGCGGTGGACGGAGCTCGTGGAGCGGATGGCCCGCGACTACCCGGACGCGCTGTTCGTCGAGCTCGGCCCCGGCAGCGTCCTCACGGGACTCGTGCGCAAGATCGCACCGGGGGTGGCGACCGCGTCGTGCGGGACGACGGCGGACGTGGAACAACTCCTTGCCAAGGTAGCGTGA
- a CDS encoding 3-oxoacyl-ACP synthase — protein MKRPVAYLAGVGKYAPPRVMTNAEFAKLGLETDDAWIVQRTGIRERHIAAPDETNRTMSAAAARIAMERAGVTAGEIDVIVLGTASPDRLLPSTAVDLQAELGATRAAAFDVMAACSSFLYGLIVAEGLLQSGAAETALVVGTEKLTSIVDWRDRSTCVLFGDGAGAAILKRSRHGKGILSTFMRSDGTLAELLYRPTGGAAHPFDEQVLQDRSFYVKMEGREVFKHAVRSMSEAADRALDGAKLTGADIDLMIPHQANIRIIEATAKHAGIPMEKVFVNVDRYGNTSSASVPIALEEALASGRIKEGMNVLLVAFGAGFTWASLVIRF, from the coding sequence GTGAAGCGCCCCGTCGCCTACCTGGCCGGGGTCGGCAAGTACGCCCCGCCCCGGGTCATGACCAACGCCGAGTTCGCCAAGCTCGGGCTCGAGACGGACGACGCGTGGATCGTGCAGCGCACGGGAATCCGCGAGCGCCATATCGCCGCCCCCGACGAAACGAACCGCACGATGTCGGCTGCCGCGGCGCGCATCGCCATGGAGCGCGCGGGAGTCACGGCGGGCGAAATCGACGTGATCGTCCTCGGGACCGCTTCGCCGGATCGCCTCCTGCCATCGACCGCGGTCGACCTCCAGGCCGAACTGGGCGCCACCCGCGCCGCCGCCTTCGACGTCATGGCGGCCTGCTCGAGCTTCCTCTACGGCCTCATCGTGGCCGAAGGGCTCCTGCAGAGCGGCGCTGCGGAGACCGCGCTGGTGGTCGGGACCGAGAAGCTCACGTCCATCGTCGACTGGAGGGACCGCTCCACCTGCGTCCTCTTCGGCGATGGCGCCGGCGCTGCGATCCTCAAGCGGTCGCGCCACGGCAAGGGGATTCTCTCGACCTTCATGCGCTCGGACGGCACCCTCGCCGAGCTGCTGTATCGCCCCACGGGCGGCGCCGCGCACCCGTTCGACGAGCAGGTGCTGCAGGACCGCTCCTTCTACGTGAAGATGGAGGGGCGAGAAGTGTTCAAGCACGCCGTGCGATCGATGTCCGAAGCCGCCGACCGCGCGCTGGACGGCGCCAAGCTGACCGGCGCCGACATCGACCTCATGATCCCGCACCAGGCCAACATTCGCATCATCGAGGCGACGGCCAAGCACGCCGGCATCCCGATGGAGAAGGTCTTCGTGAACGTGGATCGCTACGGCAACACCTCCTCCGCCTCCGTGCCGATCGCCCTCGAGGAGGCGCTCGCCTCCGGGCGCATCAAGGAAGGGATGAACGTCCTCCTCGTCGCCTTCGGCGCCGGGTTCACCTGGGCGTCGCTGGTCATCCGCTTCTAG
- a CDS encoding phosphate acyltransferase PlsX, with translation MGGDFAPSAPVAGALLALADLDSSHRIQLVGLPGVIRQALDEALAGAHAHLAPHLDRLDIVEASEVIGMTDKPSAAIRGKPNSSMHVGLKLQAQGASDAFVSSGNTGAQMAISSLILRLHPGLSRPAISTVFPTARQPVVVVDSGANVDCSAQELVQFARLGAVYAEDILGRTNPVIGLLSIGEEPEKGSAAVKEAHQLLRRSGLNFQGNVEGRDLPVGGSDRGPIDVVVCDGFVGNALLKFYEAVAPTLISMVARHAGLSKEQLAGAFKQLDYSEQGGAPLLGVRGVSIISHGKSSPRAIMNAIKVGLRAVETRMNDHIGRRLAESEQTGSAA, from the coding sequence ATGGGGGGCGACTTCGCCCCCTCCGCTCCCGTCGCCGGGGCGCTGCTCGCCCTCGCGGACCTCGATTCCTCGCATCGCATCCAGCTCGTCGGCCTCCCTGGCGTCATTCGCCAGGCGCTCGACGAGGCGCTGGCGGGCGCCCATGCCCACCTCGCCCCCCACCTCGATCGCCTCGACATCGTCGAGGCGTCAGAGGTCATCGGCATGACCGACAAGCCGTCGGCCGCCATTCGCGGCAAGCCCAACAGCTCCATGCACGTCGGGCTCAAGCTGCAGGCGCAGGGCGCGTCCGACGCCTTCGTCTCGTCCGGCAACACCGGGGCGCAGATGGCGATCTCCTCCCTCATCCTGCGCCTCCACCCGGGGCTCTCGCGCCCCGCGATCAGCACGGTCTTTCCGACCGCCCGCCAGCCGGTCGTCGTCGTCGACTCCGGGGCCAACGTGGACTGCTCGGCGCAAGAGCTGGTGCAGTTCGCCAGGCTCGGGGCCGTGTACGCCGAGGACATCCTCGGACGCACCAACCCCGTCATCGGGCTCCTGAGCATCGGCGAGGAGCCGGAGAAGGGGAGCGCCGCCGTGAAGGAGGCGCACCAACTCCTGCGGCGGTCGGGGCTCAACTTCCAGGGAAATGTCGAGGGGCGCGACCTCCCGGTGGGCGGGAGCGACCGCGGCCCCATCGACGTCGTGGTCTGCGACGGCTTCGTGGGCAACGCCCTCCTCAAGTTCTACGAGGCGGTGGCCCCCACCCTGATCAGCATGGTGGCTCGTCACGCCGGACTGTCCAAGGAGCAGCTGGCCGGCGCCTTCAAGCAGCTCGACTACTCGGAACAAGGAGGGGCCCCGCTGCTGGGCGTCCGGGGCGTGTCGATCATCTCGCACGGCAAGTCCAGCCCGCGCGCCATCATGAACGCCATCAAGGTCGGCCTGCGAGCGGTGGAGACGCGCATGAACGATCACATCGGACGCCGCCTCGCCGAGAGCGAGCAGACGGGATCGGCGGCGTGA
- a CDS encoding 50S ribosomal protein L32, producing the protein MAVPKRRTSKRRKRARNTHKVAPAIAIQSCPRCGSMKRPHRVCAECGYYAGEQRVEAQEA; encoded by the coding sequence ATGGCCGTCCCCAAGCGACGTACCTCCAAGCGCAGAAAGCGGGCGCGCAACACGCACAAGGTCGCCCCGGCGATCGCCATCCAGAGCTGCCCGCGCTGCGGGAGCATGAAGCGCCCCCACCGCGTGTGCGCGGAGTGCGGGTACTACGCGGGTGAACAGCGAGTCGAAGCACAGGAAGCGTAA
- a CDS encoding nucleoside-diphosphate kinase, with protein sequence MSGNRTLTIVKPDAFGAGKAGKIIAHLEGAGFKVVAARVLHLSTAQTEEFYGVHRERPFFRSLVTFMTSGKCMPLVLERTDAVSELRRVIGATDPAEAAEGTVRKLYAESKERNAIHASDSDENASREARFFFAESELL encoded by the coding sequence ATGTCTGGAAATCGCACGCTGACCATCGTGAAGCCCGACGCCTTCGGCGCCGGCAAGGCAGGGAAGATCATCGCGCACCTCGAGGGGGCCGGCTTCAAGGTCGTCGCCGCCCGGGTGCTGCACCTCTCGACGGCGCAGACCGAAGAGTTCTACGGAGTTCACCGGGAGCGTCCGTTCTTCCGGTCGCTGGTGACATTCATGACGTCCGGGAAGTGCATGCCGCTCGTGCTGGAGCGCACCGACGCCGTGAGCGAACTCCGCCGGGTCATCGGGGCCACGGATCCCGCCGAGGCGGCCGAGGGGACGGTCCGGAAGCTCTACGCGGAGTCGAAGGAGCGGAACGCGATCCACGCGTCCGACTCGGACGAGAACGCCTCGCGCGAGGCCCGGTTCTTCTTCGCCGAGTCGGAGCTCCTGTAA
- a CDS encoding succinate--CoA ligase subunit alpha: MSVFIGKDTTLLVQGITGRDGSFHTKQMIEYGTRVVAGVTPGKGGQTFEGTVPVYNTVADAVQATGANTSVIYVPPPFAADAIIEAADAGVELIVAITEGVPVLDMTRVYPFVKERGVRLLGPNCPGLITPGESKVGIIPGRICTPGPVGVVSRSGTLTYEVVYQLTRAGIGQTTCVGIGGDPINGTNFIDALEAFEKDPATKVVCMMGEIGGTDEQEAAEFVKRHMTKPVVGFIAGQTAPPGRRMGHAGAIISGSAGTAAEKIQAFLEAGMGVAKRPMDFVELVKARLN, encoded by the coding sequence GTGAGCGTCTTCATCGGGAAGGACACGACCCTCCTCGTGCAGGGGATCACCGGGCGCGACGGCTCGTTCCACACGAAGCAGATGATCGAGTACGGCACGCGCGTCGTCGCCGGCGTCACGCCAGGCAAGGGCGGACAGACGTTCGAGGGCACCGTCCCGGTCTACAACACGGTAGCCGATGCGGTGCAGGCAACCGGCGCCAACACGTCGGTCATCTACGTTCCGCCGCCGTTCGCGGCCGACGCGATCATCGAGGCGGCCGACGCCGGGGTCGAGCTCATCGTCGCCATCACCGAGGGCGTCCCGGTCCTCGACATGACGCGGGTCTACCCCTTCGTGAAGGAGCGGGGGGTGCGACTCCTCGGCCCCAATTGCCCCGGGCTCATCACGCCCGGCGAGTCCAAGGTCGGCATCATTCCGGGGCGCATCTGCACGCCTGGGCCGGTCGGCGTGGTGTCGCGCTCGGGGACCCTGACGTACGAGGTCGTCTACCAGCTGACCCGCGCCGGCATTGGCCAGACGACCTGCGTGGGCATTGGCGGTGACCCGATCAACGGGACCAACTTCATCGACGCACTCGAGGCGTTCGAGAAGGACCCGGCCACGAAGGTGGTGTGCATGATGGGCGAGATCGGCGGAACCGACGAGCAGGAGGCCGCCGAGTTCGTGAAGCGGCACATGACCAAGCCCGTCGTCGGCTTCATCGCCGGCCAGACCGCTCCGCCGGGGCGCCGGATGGGGCATGCCGGCGCCATCATCTCCGGCTCCGCCGGAACCGCCGCGGAGAAGATCCAGGCGTTCCTGGAGGCCGGCATGGGCGTCGCCAAGCGCCCGATGGACTTCGTGGAGCTCGTCAAGGCCCGACTCAACTGA